In Haematobia irritans isolate KBUSLIRL chromosome 1, ASM5000362v1, whole genome shotgun sequence, a genomic segment contains:
- the LOC142220394 gene encoding kelch-like protein 28, giving the protein MDHKETITKKTNNSVDLTKQEQMKPRSFIRGTSGHLLQQLNEFRKREQFTDVVLLGNDGTRISAHRNILAAASPYFMAMFSGHFPESEQAEIYLPEIDTQCLQLVVEFIYTGLVDINDDYVQQLMQTASFLQLDHLSDMCGEHMGELLDPENCLGFKHFAEKQNNQILLEMSKDFIITHFQDVVQCEEFYEMSYEELVPILSNNELFMHSDDTILQGIVRWAEYKPEERLPYLSQLLRFIHPMCVSADMTRSLTTLQKQNDCSQWLSEVQHYEGSSEWRIFLVDKMGRNPETCRFDLKTGTMLTLKPPPRPAFAISLAAYKNILYIQGGSIGRSTNNCYYYNIYRDQWHDLAPLQVKRSHHRSLIVNEKLYAIGGNSSNGITNSVEYLNLATNKSDFCKPMLVHRSSMGAVVHGECMYVMGGEEEIRSYNCLERYDPRENSWHFLAPMNDVKGYCSSAVLGDYIYCCEGLGMCMERYDMRANRWEVLDFGEEREFYEIFTVDNQLYSTCGDFIAHYEMDTNKWVVIHRFPFLRDWDYAVAMNMVNYGMEEEEGEDEVEEQKESLENGKTMDEEDPELRKK; this is encoded by the exons atggaTCACAAAGAGACCATAACGAAGAAAACCAACAATAGTGTGGATTTAACCAAACAGGAACAAATGAAACCACGCTCATTTATACGAGGAACTAGTGGTCATTTGCTACAACAATTGAATGAGTTTAGGAAAAGGGAGCAG TTTACCGATGTTGTCCTCTTGGGAAATGATGGTACACGGATATCAGCCCATCGTAATATTTTGGCGGCGGCCAGTCCCTACTTTATGGCCATGTTTAGTGGCCATTTCCCGGAGAGTGAACAGGCTGAAAtctatttacctgaaattgataCACAATGCTTGCAATTGGTTGTGGAATTCATATATACTGGCCTGGTGGACATCAATGATGATTATGTCCAACAATTAATGCAGACAGCTTCATTTCTTCAATTGGATCATTTGTCGGATATGTGTGGTGAGCACATGGGTGAACTATTGGAtccggaaaattgtttgggtttTAAACATTTTGCCGAGAAGcaaaacaatcaaattctattagAAATGTCTAAGGATTTCATTATAACACATTTCCAGGACGTGGTCCAGTGTGAGGAGTTCTATGAGATGTCCTATGAAGAG TTGGTTCCCATTCTCAGTAACAATGAGTTATTCATGCACTCTGATGATACAATTCTTCAAGGTATTGTACGCTGGGCCGAATACAAACCTGAGGAACGTTTACCTTATCTGTCACAACTCCTGCGTTTCATACATCCGATGTGTGTGTCAGCCGACATGACAAGATCACTGACCACCTTACAAAAACAGAATGATTGCTCACAATGGCTGAGTGAGGTTCAACATTATGAGGGTAGCTCGGAATGGCGTATATTTCTGGTGGATAAAATGGGAAGAAATCCAGAAACATGTCGCTTTGATCTCAAAACTGGGACAATGTTAACGCTCAAACCTCCACCCAGACCCGCATTTGCCATTAGCTTGGcggcatataaaaatattctctaCATCCAGGGAGGCAGTATAGGTCGAAGCACTAATAATTGTTACTATTACAATATCTATCGTGATCAATGGCATGATTTGGCTCCATTGCAAGTGAAAAGATCCCATCATCGTTCTCTGATTGTGAATGAGAAATTATATGCCATTGGTGGCAACTCTTCCAATGGCATTACAAATTCAgtggaatatttaaatttggctACCAATAAATCGGATTTTTGTAAACCCATGTTGGTGCATCGAAGTTCCATGGGTGCTGTGGTGCATGGCGAATGTATGTATGTTATGGGTGGTGAAGAGGAAATACGCAGCTACAATTGCCTGGAACGTTATGATCCTCGAGAGAATTCTTGGCATTTCTTAGCTCCCATGAACGATGTCAAGGGCTATTGCTCAAGCGCTGTACTTGGTGACTATATCTATTGCTGTGAAGGTTTGGGTATGTGCATGGAACGCTATGATATGCGTGCCAATCGTTGGGAGGTTCTGGATTTTGGTGAAGAACGCGAATTCTATGAGATATTCACCGTGGACAATCAATTGTATTCGACTTGTGGTGATTTTATAGCCCACTATGAAATGGATACAAATAAATGGGTTGTGATCCACAGATTTCCTTTTCTACGAGATTGGGATTATGCTGTGGCTATGAATATGGTCAATTATGGTATGGAAGAGGAGGAGGGCGAGGACGAGGTGGAGGAACAAAAGGAGTCCTTAGAAAACGGGAAAACTATGGATGAAGAAGACCCCGAGTTAAGGAAAAAGTGA